The nucleotide window TCGATCCGACTCAAATGATTCTGGAAAATCGAGCAGTAAAGCATCCATCAAGTTCCGTCCTTTTACCTCCAATTCAAATCAAAATGGCTATAAACGACAGTATAGCAGATTGTAAGCGGTTACGCTACATGAAAAAAAATGTATTGACATCCGCTTCAAATCGGTATAAATTATTTAGACAAACAGTCAGTTGAACATATTGTAAGAAAAGATAAGACAGGAATATTCGGAGGTAAAAAATGAGTGATATGAATGTTGGTATTGTTGGACTGGGTTGGGTTGCTGGAGCCCACATCGAAACCTTTAAGACAGTTCAAGGCGGAAATGTCACAGCGATCTGCTCCCGACGCGAACACGATGAAGCGGCATTGGAAGCAGAGTTTGGCACTCCGCTGAAAGCGTATACGGACTATGAGGCGATGATAGCAAACCCGGACATACACATCATAGACATCTGCACGCCTCACCCCTTTCACGCGGATCAGGCTATCGCCGCTGCGGAAGCGGGGAAACACCTAATTATCGAAAAGCCGATCTGCCTGACATATCAAGATGCCAAACGGGTGCGTGATGCGATACGCAAAGCAGGTGTGGGTGTATGTGTCTGCTTCGAGTGCCGTTACAGCGCGCACTTCACGATGATCCGTTCAGTCATTGACGAAGGCTTGCTCGGCGATCTGCACTACAGCGAGGTGGATTATTACCACGGCATCGGACCTTGGTACGGTCAGTACGGCTGGAACATCAAGAAAGACTTCGCCGGTAGTAGCCTGTTGACGGCAGGATGCCACGCGCTTGATGCGCTGCTGTTCTTCATGGATGAGAAGG belongs to Candidatus Poribacteria bacterium and includes:
- a CDS encoding Gfo/Idh/MocA family oxidoreductase, which gives rise to MSDMNVGIVGLGWVAGAHIETFKTVQGGNVTAICSRREHDEAALEAEFGTPLKAYTDYEAMIANPDIHIIDICTPHPFHADQAIAAAEAGKHLIIEKPICLTYQDAKRVRDAIRKAGVGVCVCFECRYSAHFTMIRSVIDEGLLGDLHYSEVDYYHGIGPWYGQYGWNIKKDFAGSSLLTAGCHALDALLFFMDEKVEEVTSYHTQSKGKDFVPYEYETTSVTILKFEGGNKIAKVTSCVDCLQPYYFHIHLVGSEGSLLDNRIYSAKLKGMDKTRWSTLETSLIDSGDVSDHPYEPQFQAFVDSIGTGEPMPLTDFDTAFESHRVVFAADLSAVEGRPVKLSEFD